The Pseudanabaena galeata CCNP1313 genome includes a region encoding these proteins:
- a CDS encoding Uma2 family endonuclease, with translation MIAIPKPLEIITTSHTEQSRPVAEQRIWLENISWQTFEQLLEDVGDRRSTLFHYINGNLEIMSPMALHERSNRFIDDLIRVLSDELEIDLCKCGSLLMRIPELKIGAEPDSCYYIQNEPKIRNQKVITMGQDPPPDLVLEVDITNPSDRRLPIYAQLQVPEIWIYNGYNLDFLGLENGEYRKIEHSLSFPNLPAAIVVEFVQKRFELGDRQTLKEFRQWVSDNLKKS, from the coding sequence ATGATTGCCATTCCTAAGCCTCTTGAAATAATTACAACATCTCATACTGAGCAATCTCGACCAGTCGCCGAACAAAGGATCTGGTTAGAAAATATCAGTTGGCAAACCTTTGAGCAATTGCTAGAAGATGTAGGCGATCGCCGCAGCACTTTATTTCATTACATCAATGGAAACTTAGAAATTATGTCGCCAATGGCGCTACATGAGCGCAGCAATCGGTTTATTGATGATTTAATTCGGGTACTGTCCGATGAGCTAGAGATAGATTTATGTAAATGCGGCTCATTGTTGATGCGGATTCCTGAACTCAAGATTGGTGCAGAACCAGACTCTTGCTATTACATTCAAAATGAGCCAAAGATTCGCAATCAAAAAGTAATTACGATGGGGCAAGATCCGCCACCCGATCTAGTGTTAGAAGTTGATATTACTAACCCTAGCGATCGCCGTTTACCAATCTATGCTCAACTTCAAGTTCCAGAAATTTGGATCTACAACGGCTATAACCTAGATTTTCTAGGCTTAGAGAATGGCGAATATCGCAAAATAGAACATAGCTTGTCTTTTCCTAACTTACCTGCGGCGATCGTGGTGGAGTTTGTGCAGAAGCGATTTGAACTAGGCGATCGCCAAACCCTCAAGGAATTTCGGCAATGGGTAAGCGACAATCTTAAAAAAAGCTAG
- a CDS encoding Uma2 family endonuclease: MTIATEQAKSKAKIWTDEEFMALPDRGDRYEIIDGELVTLGNSGMEHGNIGIFLGGLIEIFVRQHRLGVTCDSSTAFKMKGGNKRSPDISFVSKERLTGLKRLPQGFFDGAPDLVVEIISPGNTFEEIHTKVEEYFASGTRLLWIIHPDEKFVLVYHSPQPDRLLRGDDILDGEDVIPNFKVALSDLFRTLDF, translated from the coding sequence ATGACGATCGCCACAGAACAAGCTAAATCTAAAGCCAAAATTTGGACTGATGAAGAGTTCATGGCTCTGCCCGATCGCGGCGATCGCTACGAAATTATTGATGGGGAGTTGGTAACTTTGGGTAACTCTGGCATGGAGCATGGGAATATCGGCATATTCCTTGGCGGCTTAATCGAAATTTTTGTCAGACAACACCGTCTTGGTGTTACCTGCGACTCAAGTACCGCTTTTAAAATGAAAGGTGGTAACAAGCGATCGCCTGATATTTCCTTTGTAAGCAAAGAACGTCTAACTGGTCTGAAACGTTTGCCACAAGGATTTTTTGACGGTGCGCCAGATTTAGTTGTGGAAATCATTTCCCCTGGAAATACCTTTGAAGAAATTCATACCAAGGTTGAAGAATATTTTGCAAGTGGAACGCGATTGCTATGGATCATCCATCCCGATGAAAAATTTGTGCTGGTTTACCATAGTCCTCAACCCGATCGCTTACTGCGTGGTGATGACATTTTGGATGGCGAAGACGTAATTCCTAATTTCAAGGTTGCTCTCAGTGATTTATTTAGAACCCTAGATTTTTAA
- a CDS encoding type II toxin-antitoxin system RelE/ParE family toxin produces MEFQVRLTRSSEQQIEAIYLWLKDRNPEYADQWFRGLMNLIATLQDKPRRCPLVKENHSTSEEIRQILYGKSRNKYRVIFAIRENTVHIIYVRHSAQSSITFNIVDFE; encoded by the coding sequence ATGGAATTTCAAGTTAGGTTAACTCGTTCCTCAGAACAACAAATAGAGGCGATTTATCTATGGCTAAAGGATCGTAATCCTGAATATGCTGATCAATGGTTCAGAGGGTTAATGAATTTGATCGCCACGTTACAAGACAAACCCAGACGATGCCCCTTAGTTAAAGAAAATCATTCTACATCTGAAGAAATTAGACAAATTCTTTACGGCAAATCAAGAAATAAATATCGAGTTATTTTTGCTATTAGAGAAAACACTGTACACATTATCTATGTACGTCATAGCGCCCAATCTTCAATTACTTTTAATATCGTAGATTTTGAATAA
- a CDS encoding type II toxin-antitoxin system Phd/YefM family antitoxin gives MINLSQDIQPLSTFKRNTNELITQMRNTGHPIVLTINGKAELVVQDAASYQQLLNTIEELETIIGIKKGLEDLAQGRTRPLNQFVEEMQKKHGISS, from the coding sequence ATGATTAATCTCAGTCAAGACATTCAACCCCTATCCACCTTCAAGCGGAATACCAACGAACTCATCACCCAGATGAGAAATACTGGACACCCTATCGTATTAACCATCAACGGCAAAGCAGAATTAGTCGTACAAGATGCAGCATCCTATCAACAATTACTTAATACAATCGAAGAACTAGAAACTATCATTGGAATTAAAAAGGGATTAGAAGACTTGGCACAGGGTCGCACTAGACCTCTGAACCAGTTTGTCGAAGAAATGCAAAAAAAACATGGAATTTCAAGTTAG
- a CDS encoding SUMF1/EgtB/PvdO family nonheme iron enzyme, whose amino-acid sequence MAKNWAICIGINEYHNLPSLNFAVRDAEKMRDWFVDEAGFEKDHVYLFTDNSPPIADASKPYPSQPNYATLIRFLNNRFKKPFLAAGDNLWFFFSGHGLRHAERDYLMLSDSSADVELIERTSIPLSYVTERLRLCGADNVVIVQDACRNELKDKGVGIGEEHQAGVITFASCSPAERSYEIESLQQGAFTYALLEALRLEGEGNCATVERLYQRLRYRVAEINQLHKRPRQTPYAIVEPATKYHLILLPKQATLRDIDALKMDAQEAELEKDLQLAEQIWTRVLAVSPADNQALKALRRIWQEPQGQPSNKNKSADDKSPPQPSKSAEVKPPPQPPSKSVEAKSSPKPVETKSVQPNQQNNLKTFEFEVAKVQIQVERGILGFGASKKVSISTSRKQAEYFVEELGNRITLEMVSIPAGSFVMGSPETEKDSYEDERPQHRVNVPAFFMGKYQVTQAQWRQVAALPQVKIELNPDPSGFKGDRRPVEQISWLEAREFCARLSKHSGREYRLPSEAEWEYACRAGTTTPFHFGETVTPKLVNYDGSYPYGDAPQSEYRKTTTDVGCFPANAFGLYDMHGNVWEWCADDWHDNYEGALTDESVWMNDINDYEAPETLKLLRGGSWVDLAVACRSAARNISLARSHYYVNGFRVVCVLR is encoded by the coding sequence ATGGCTAAGAATTGGGCGATTTGCATCGGCATAAATGAATATCACAATCTGCCATCTTTGAATTTTGCGGTGCGAGATGCCGAAAAGATGCGGGATTGGTTTGTGGATGAGGCAGGATTTGAGAAGGATCATGTTTATCTCTTTACCGATAATTCTCCGCCGATCGCGGATGCGAGTAAGCCCTATCCGTCCCAACCGAACTATGCGACCTTAATCCGCTTTTTGAATAATCGTTTCAAGAAACCTTTTCTGGCGGCGGGTGATAATTTGTGGTTCTTTTTTAGTGGGCATGGGTTGCGTCATGCTGAACGCGATTATTTGATGTTGTCGGATAGTAGCGCTGATGTTGAGTTAATCGAGAGAACTTCAATTCCTTTGAGTTATGTAACTGAGCGGTTGCGGCTGTGTGGAGCGGACAATGTGGTGATCGTGCAGGATGCTTGTCGCAATGAGTTAAAGGACAAAGGAGTGGGTATTGGTGAAGAACATCAGGCAGGGGTGATTACTTTTGCTTCTTGTAGTCCTGCGGAAAGATCCTATGAAATTGAGTCACTGCAACAGGGGGCGTTTACCTATGCGTTGTTGGAGGCTTTGCGTCTAGAAGGGGAGGGGAACTGCGCGACGGTCGAACGGCTGTATCAGAGGTTGCGCTATCGGGTTGCGGAAATCAATCAACTGCACAAAAGGCCTCGTCAGACTCCCTATGCGATCGTGGAGCCAGCGACGAAATATCATTTAATTCTGTTACCGAAACAGGCGACGCTTCGGGATATTGATGCGTTGAAGATGGATGCTCAGGAGGCGGAGCTAGAGAAGGATTTGCAGCTAGCCGAGCAAATCTGGACAAGGGTTTTAGCAGTTTCACCTGCGGATAATCAAGCTCTAAAGGCACTGAGAAGGATTTGGCAAGAGCCACAGGGACAACCATCAAATAAAAATAAATCAGCAGACGATAAATCTCCACCTCAACCAAGTAAATCAGCAGAGGTTAAACCGCCGCCGCAACCGCCGAGTAAATCAGTAGAAGCTAAATCTTCTCCTAAGCCAGTTGAAACAAAATCTGTTCAACCTAACCAACAAAATAATCTTAAAACTTTTGAGTTTGAGGTTGCTAAAGTTCAGATTCAGGTAGAGCGGGGGATCTTAGGTTTTGGGGCTAGTAAGAAAGTTAGTATTAGTACTTCTCGTAAGCAAGCTGAATATTTTGTTGAAGAGTTAGGTAATCGTATAACTCTAGAGATGGTGTCGATTCCTGCGGGTAGCTTTGTGATGGGTTCACCCGAAACTGAGAAGGATAGTTATGAAGATGAACGTCCACAGCATCGAGTCAATGTTCCTGCTTTTTTTATGGGTAAGTACCAAGTCACACAGGCGCAGTGGCGACAAGTGGCTGCATTACCGCAAGTAAAAATCGAACTTAATCCTGATCCTTCTGGATTTAAAGGCGATCGCCGACCTGTGGAGCAAATATCTTGGCTAGAGGCTAGAGAGTTCTGTGCGCGTCTATCTAAGCATTCAGGACGCGAATACAGGCTACCCAGCGAAGCAGAATGGGAATATGCCTGTCGTGCAGGAACAACAACGCCATTTCATTTTGGCGAGACAGTTACGCCTAAATTGGTCAACTACGATGGCAGCTATCCCTATGGGGATGCGCCCCAAAGTGAATATAGAAAGACAACGACAGATGTTGGCTGTTTTCCAGCTAATGCTTTTGGTCTATACGATATGCATGGAAATGTGTGGGAATGGTGCGCTGATGATTGGCACGACAATTATGAAGGAGCGCTAACCGATGAATCTGTTTGGATGAATGACATTAATGATTATGAGGCGCCCGAAACTTTAAAGCTGCTGCGCGGTGGTTCGTGGGTCGACCTTGCTGTGGCTTGTCGGTCTGCGGCTCGCAACATCAGCCTTGCGCGTAGTCATTACTACGTTAACGGTTTTCGGGTTGTGTGCGTTTTGCGGTGA
- a CDS encoding Pepco domain-containing protein has product MTQTTPKGIWIITDETIEVEEGKGGADIGADYGDSPSDDRSGRKRSHIKAEDLKQNIGEFIEVVEESFDRAESSKSKLQLEEIELSVEISGSGKVSLLGFGGDASAKGAVKLKFTRKDG; this is encoded by the coding sequence ATGACTCAAACCACTCCTAAAGGCATTTGGATTATTACGGATGAAACTATAGAGGTTGAGGAGGGTAAAGGTGGTGCAGATATCGGTGCAGACTATGGTGATTCACCGAGTGACGATCGCAGTGGTCGTAAGCGATCGCATATTAAAGCTGAAGATTTAAAGCAAAATATTGGTGAATTTATCGAGGTGGTGGAAGAGTCATTTGATCGGGCTGAAAGTTCAAAGTCGAAGCTGCAACTGGAGGAAATCGAGCTATCTGTAGAAATCAGTGGTAGTGGCAAGGTAAGCTTGTTAGGATTTGGTGGCGATGCGTCGGCTAAGGGTGCGGTCAAACTCAAGTTCACACGAAAAGATGGCTAA
- a CDS encoding DUF29 domain-containing protein produces the protein MTQAYLETQDIHEPAITNNSLDSLTALYECDFNLWVEATAQLLREGRLTELDVGNLIEEVESMGNSDKHALSSDLVVVLLHLLKWQYQPNKRTRSWEKSIAEHRRRIRKIFKSSPSLRNYFQEIFDECYLDARKQAKIETRLPLAHFPEICPFTSEQVLDEDFLPE, from the coding sequence ATGACACAGGCTTACTTAGAGACACAGGATATCCACGAACCAGCGATCACTAATAATTCCCTTGATTCACTTACTGCGCTCTATGAATGTGACTTTAATCTATGGGTTGAGGCGACAGCCCAGCTATTGCGTGAGGGCAGATTAACAGAACTAGATGTGGGAAATTTAATCGAAGAAGTGGAATCGATGGGAAATAGTGATAAGCACGCTTTAAGTAGTGATTTAGTCGTGGTTTTACTACATTTGCTTAAATGGCAATATCAACCGAACAAACGCACAAGAAGCTGGGAAAAAAGTATCGCTGAGCATCGGCGGCGGATTCGGAAGATTTTCAAGAGCAGTCCTAGTTTAAGGAATTATTTTCAGGAAATTTTTGATGAATGTTATCTTGATGCGAGGAAACAAGCCAAAATCGAAACAAGATTACCTCTAGCTCATTTCCCTGAAATTTGCCCTTTTACTTCTGAGCAAGTACTTGATGAAGACTTTTTGCCTGAATAG
- the psbM gene encoding photosystem II reaction center protein PsbM, whose protein sequence is METNFLGLLATVLAVFVPTVFLLTLYIQTSSREEGQSSK, encoded by the coding sequence ATGGAAACTAATTTTCTTGGTCTTCTCGCTACTGTCTTAGCCGTATTTGTACCTACCGTCTTCTTGCTAACTTTGTATATCCAAACCTCTAGCCGCGAAGAAGGTCAAAGCAGCAAATAG
- a CDS encoding S1 RNA-binding domain-containing protein, whose product MNATTNIQPFSADDFANALAEHNYEFAVGQTVKGKVVSVESSGIYVDIGAKSLGFLPIEEATLSGSSRSNSDAFPIGNEYEFLIISSQNADGEVKLSVRRLLFKQAWQTLRDYQAESKVFETKVIGTNSGGVIVDSVGLRGFVPRSHLSDTSDLAKLVGKTIPVMVLDADETRKKLVLSNRQAAKLAAMNQLAKGQLISGKVTNIRPFGAFVEFAGVSGLLHVKEMSQKPVSDPTRVFQINDMIKAVVVDIDESRDRIALSTKILELHAGEMLDNSAQVFAEAEERLEKNISKLWEA is encoded by the coding sequence ATGAACGCCACAACAAATATTCAGCCATTTTCTGCCGATGATTTTGCCAATGCCCTCGCCGAGCATAACTACGAATTCGCCGTTGGGCAAACCGTGAAGGGCAAGGTAGTCTCAGTCGAAAGTAGTGGCATTTATGTCGATATTGGCGCTAAATCTTTAGGTTTCCTCCCCATCGAAGAAGCCACGCTCAGTGGTTCTTCGCGCTCCAATAGTGATGCTTTCCCCATCGGTAATGAATACGAATTTCTGATTATTAGCAGTCAGAATGCTGATGGTGAAGTAAAGCTTTCGGTGCGCCGTTTATTATTTAAGCAAGCTTGGCAGACTCTCCGTGATTACCAAGCAGAGTCCAAGGTTTTTGAAACTAAGGTGATCGGCACAAATAGCGGTGGTGTGATCGTTGACTCTGTTGGTTTACGTGGGTTTGTCCCGCGATCGCATCTTTCTGATACCTCAGATCTCGCCAAATTAGTTGGCAAAACTATCCCTGTGATGGTGTTAGATGCCGATGAGACTCGCAAAAAGTTGGTGCTATCTAACCGTCAAGCCGCCAAACTCGCAGCGATGAATCAACTTGCCAAGGGGCAACTTATTAGTGGCAAAGTTACCAATATTCGTCCTTTCGGTGCGTTTGTGGAGTTTGCTGGGGTTTCAGGCTTGTTGCATGTCAAGGAAATGAGCCAAAAGCCCGTTAGTGATCCCACCCGTGTCTTTCAAATCAATGACATGATCAAAGCGGTGGTTGTGGATATTGATGAGTCACGCGATCGCATTGCCTTATCTACCAAGATTCTTGAGCTTCATGCTGGTGAAATGCTGGATAACTCAGCGCAAGTCTTTGCTGAGGCCGAAGAACGCCTTGAAAAAAATATCAGTAAGCTTTGGGAAGCCTAA
- the ftsH gene encoding ATP-dependent zinc metalloprotease FtsH, which translates to MSSGKKIFLATFWRRVKTTVVSLAILQSVAIAVPTAARADTDNAATMGYTELLSNVKENRVQKIDLESNGLAAEAVLKDGRKVRVDLIARDGNTELMKALRENNVDIAVKAPQQPTLIWQLVSTFFVPMLLIFILLMVLRRLSNAPGGPGQTLSFGKTKARFSPEAKTGIMFEDVAGIDTAKEELQEVVTFLKQPDRFTAVGAKIPKGVLLIGPPGTGKTLLAKAIAGEAGVPFFSLSGSEFVEMFVGVGASRVRDLFQKAKDNAPCIIFIDEIDAVGRQRGAGIGGGNDEREQTLNQMLTEMDGFQGNSGVIVVAATNRPDVLDSALLRPGRFDRQITVDYPDYKGRQEILKVHARNKKLEENVSLESVARLTPGFAGADLANLLNEAAILAARRYKEAIGELEIADAIDRITIGLSMKPMLDSSKKRLVAYHEVGHALVMTLLKNASLLDKITIVPRSGGIGGFAKGVPDEEYGLESRSQILDTITMMLGGRAAEEVVFGDAEITTGASGDFQQVARLTRLMVTQFGMSDLGLGALESESGEVFLGRNFMPQSDYSVKLGDRIDRQIRLIAQTCYDTAKRLIEENRDLCDRLVDILLDVETLDGEEFRKIVAEYTQLPEKKTASVKF; encoded by the coding sequence ATGTCTTCTGGTAAAAAAATCTTTTTGGCAACCTTTTGGCGGCGCGTCAAAACGACGGTCGTAAGTTTAGCAATATTGCAAAGTGTAGCGATCGCAGTGCCAACGGCTGCTCGTGCTGATACAGATAATGCAGCGACGATGGGCTATACCGAGCTACTTTCAAATGTGAAAGAAAATCGTGTTCAAAAAATTGATCTCGAAAGTAACGGTTTAGCGGCGGAAGCAGTTTTAAAAGATGGGCGCAAAGTCAGGGTTGACTTAATTGCCCGTGATGGCAATACCGAGTTGATGAAAGCTCTCAGGGAAAATAATGTCGATATTGCGGTAAAAGCCCCTCAGCAACCAACCTTAATTTGGCAACTAGTCAGTACATTTTTTGTACCGATGCTGTTGATTTTTATATTGTTAATGGTGTTACGTCGCCTTAGCAATGCTCCTGGGGGACCCGGACAAACTCTCAGCTTTGGTAAAACGAAAGCAAGATTCTCGCCCGAAGCAAAGACGGGAATCATGTTTGAAGATGTGGCTGGCATTGATACAGCGAAGGAAGAACTACAGGAAGTTGTTACATTTCTTAAACAGCCCGATCGCTTTACAGCCGTGGGGGCAAAAATCCCTAAGGGCGTATTGCTGATTGGACCTCCCGGCACAGGTAAAACTCTATTAGCTAAGGCGATCGCAGGAGAGGCGGGGGTTCCATTCTTCTCGTTGTCAGGCTCAGAATTTGTGGAAATGTTTGTGGGTGTAGGTGCTTCCCGCGTCCGCGATTTATTCCAAAAGGCAAAAGATAATGCACCTTGTATCATTTTCATCGATGAAATTGATGCGGTCGGTCGGCAACGGGGCGCTGGTATCGGTGGCGGTAACGATGAGCGCGAACAAACCCTCAACCAAATGCTCACGGAAATGGATGGGTTTCAGGGTAATTCAGGCGTGATTGTTGTCGCCGCAACCAATCGCCCAGATGTATTGGATAGCGCTTTGCTACGTCCCGGTCGTTTTGATCGCCAAATCACCGTGGACTATCCCGACTACAAAGGTCGTCAAGAAATCCTCAAAGTCCATGCCCGCAATAAGAAACTAGAGGAAAATGTTTCTCTCGAATCGGTGGCGCGTTTAACCCCCGGATTTGCAGGAGCCGATTTGGCAAACTTGCTCAATGAAGCAGCCATCCTAGCAGCCCGACGCTATAAAGAAGCGATCGGTGAATTAGAAATTGCCGATGCAATTGATCGCATTACCATCGGACTAAGCATGAAGCCGATGCTCGATAGCTCCAAAAAACGTTTGGTCGCCTATCACGAAGTAGGTCATGCCCTAGTAATGACTTTGCTTAAAAATGCATCTTTGCTCGACAAAATTACGATTGTGCCTCGTTCTGGCGGTATCGGCGGCTTTGCCAAGGGCGTTCCCGATGAAGAATATGGCTTAGAGTCGCGATCGCAGATTCTCGATACAATTACGATGATGCTTGGTGGTCGTGCTGCTGAAGAAGTGGTCTTTGGTGATGCCGAAATAACTACGGGCGCATCGGGAGATTTTCAACAAGTCGCAAGGCTAACTCGCTTAATGGTGACTCAATTCGGGATGTCAGATTTAGGATTGGGCGCTTTAGAATCCGAAAGCGGCGAAGTATTTTTGGGGCGTAACTTTATGCCTCAAAGCGATTACTCAGTCAAATTAGGCGATCGCATTGATCGGCAAATCCGTCTTATTGCTCAAACTTGTTACGACACAGCAAAACGTTTGATCGAAGAAAATCGCGATCTGTGCGATCGCCTAGTGGATATTCTGTTAGACGTGGAAACCCTAGACGGTGAAGAATTCCGCAAAATCGTCGCGGAATACACGCAACTTCCAGAAAAGAAAACTGCCTCAGTCAAATTCTAA
- a CDS encoding MBL fold metallo-hydrolase: protein MYLTWLDSNSWLIEIAGKRILLDPWLVDALMFGNAAWFFKSERLTPREIPQNIDLILLSQGLPDHAHPPTLKQLDRQIPVVGSPSAAKLVNELGYAQVTALAHGEIFSIPNLLEIRAVLGSPTGPTTMENGYILRDLVEGTSIYYEPHGYHAAAIQEFAPVDVVITPMIDLKLPLVGTVIKGQQGAVQVAKWLKPQVMLPTAAGGDLTYSGVLLNILKAEGSMDSLRSLFTENNISTQVIEPKPWERFEVKLQKLAVT from the coding sequence ATGTATTTAACATGGCTAGACAGTAATTCATGGTTGATCGAGATTGCAGGTAAACGCATTTTGCTCGATCCTTGGTTGGTTGATGCGTTGATGTTTGGCAATGCTGCATGGTTTTTTAAGTCTGAGCGTCTTACTCCGAGAGAGATTCCCCAAAATATTGATTTGATTTTGCTGTCACAGGGGTTACCAGATCACGCCCATCCCCCTACTCTTAAGCAACTCGATCGCCAAATTCCTGTAGTTGGTTCGCCAAGTGCTGCCAAATTAGTCAACGAACTTGGCTATGCCCAAGTTACGGCTCTTGCCCATGGTGAAATATTTAGTATTCCTAACCTATTGGAAATCAGAGCCGTGCTAGGTTCACCCACTGGGCCAACCACTATGGAGAATGGATATATTCTCCGAGATCTTGTAGAAGGAACTTCTATTTATTACGAACCTCATGGCTACCATGCGGCGGCAATTCAAGAATTTGCGCCTGTAGATGTGGTGATTACGCCCATGATTGATTTGAAATTGCCGCTGGTTGGTACGGTAATCAAGGGGCAGCAAGGTGCTGTGCAGGTAGCAAAGTGGCTCAAGCCTCAAGTAATGTTGCCAACCGCCGCAGGTGGTGATTTGACCTATAGCGGGGTCTTGTTAAATATCTTGAAGGCGGAAGGATCGATGGATTCTCTGCGATCGCTATTCACGGAAAATAATATTTCTACGCAAGTGATTGAGCCTAAGCCTTGGGAACGTTTTGAGGTCAAGCTCCAAAAATTAGCCGTCACATAA
- a CDS encoding ammonium transporter, which yields MAKVTTKRKNYFARFFAIAIGAAIFAAFTPAIAHAVETGTLESLTKSTGDLKLSVDTSWVLITGFLVFFMQCGFAMLEAGLVRQTGVVNTLAENFIDAAVTLLAWWTTGFAIAFGTTSNGFFGVDGFFLSNAFTLNNGAIEYAMGSGGSTAPINTLTLFFFQFAFSATASTITTGAMAERTEFKGDLIYAFIMGAVLYPIVVHWVWNNGGWLNKLNFHDFAGSAVVHTVGGWTSLVGAYLLGPRPDRVWGQIPPAHNLGYATIGTMILWFGWYGFNAGSTLTLENTGLVGLVVVNTTLAASTGAVAAMLYIYFRFKQWHLFCGLNGSLAGLVAVTAGCAYIMPWAAALIGLVAGVMVLVVVDIIEWFEIDDPVGAFAVHGSCGMMGTIAVGLLGHPALTINKKAGLFLGGGFDLLGVQLGGIAAIALFTVAFSFLMFVPLKAVGLLRVSEEADRIGIDVYEHGASAWPDVYPIDDLQFDDDEE from the coding sequence ATGGCAAAAGTCACAACAAAAAGAAAGAATTATTTTGCGCGTTTTTTTGCGATCGCAATTGGGGCTGCAATATTTGCTGCATTTACTCCCGCCATTGCCCATGCAGTGGAGACAGGCACACTAGAGTCTTTAACCAAAAGCACAGGCGATCTAAAGCTATCTGTTGATACGAGTTGGGTGCTGATCACGGGGTTTTTAGTGTTTTTTATGCAATGTGGATTTGCGATGCTAGAGGCTGGGCTAGTCAGACAGACGGGGGTAGTAAATACACTTGCTGAGAACTTTATTGATGCGGCTGTTACCCTTTTAGCTTGGTGGACTACTGGTTTTGCGATCGCCTTTGGCACAACTAGTAACGGATTTTTTGGAGTAGATGGCTTCTTTTTAAGTAATGCTTTTACTTTAAATAATGGGGCGATCGAGTATGCCATGGGTTCGGGCGGTTCCACTGCCCCGATCAACACATTGACGCTGTTCTTTTTTCAGTTCGCTTTCTCGGCAACGGCAAGTACGATCACCACGGGAGCGATGGCGGAACGGACAGAATTTAAAGGCGATTTAATCTATGCCTTTATTATGGGTGCTGTGCTGTATCCCATCGTTGTACATTGGGTTTGGAATAATGGCGGATGGTTAAACAAACTCAACTTCCATGATTTTGCAGGCAGTGCCGTTGTCCATACTGTGGGCGGATGGACTTCTCTAGTTGGGGCATACTTACTCGGTCCACGTCCCGATCGCGTATGGGGACAAATTCCTCCAGCCCATAACCTTGGTTATGCCACAATTGGCACAATGATTTTATGGTTTGGTTGGTATGGATTCAATGCAGGTTCAACTCTGACCTTAGAGAATACAGGACTAGTGGGCTTAGTTGTGGTAAATACAACCCTCGCAGCTTCGACTGGTGCAGTAGCCGCCATGCTCTATATTTACTTTCGATTTAAGCAATGGCACTTATTCTGCGGACTAAATGGCTCGTTGGCAGGCTTAGTAGCTGTGACCGCAGGTTGTGCCTATATTATGCCTTGGGCGGCGGCACTGATTGGCTTAGTCGCGGGTGTAATGGTTCTCGTCGTCGTGGACATCATTGAGTGGTTTGAAATTGATGATCCTGTGGGGGCTTTTGCAGTACATGGCTCTTGCGGAATGATGGGAACGATCGCGGTCGGTTTGTTAGGACATCCCGCTCTGACCATCAACAAAAAAGCAGGATTATTCTTGGGTGGCGGCTTTGACTTGCTTGGCGTACAGCTTGGTGGGATCGCGGCGATCGCTCTCTTTACAGTTGCCTTCTCATTTTTGATGTTTGTACCACTGAAAGCAGTTGGTCTACTACGAGTCAGTGAAGAAGCTGACCGCATTGGCATTGATGTTTACGAGCATGGTGCATCGGCTTGGCCAGATGTTTATCCCATCGATGATCTGCAATTTGATGATGATGAAGAATAA